The sequence TCGACGTACCTTGGACAGATCTCGGGGTGTCGCGGTCAATAGCGCCATGGGCGTTGTGTAGAACATTTTGATGAGATCGATGGGTCGTTGGGTGGGCGAGATCTTGGGACTGTTCGTGGACGGTTCGGAGGGCTTCAGATTCTCTTGCACTTTGGAGGAATTCTTCTTGGTCCTTTTGCTGTCCTTGGATTCTTTCTTGGTGGAGCTCTTTTTGGTGGAGCTCTTCGTGGTAGAAGATTTCTTCTTTCTaactattttcttctttttggaCGAATCTGGACTGTTCTCCGGGCTGCAAGCCACACTGACGTCCTTGGAAGGAACAGGAGTCACGTCGTTGTCCACCTGGTCCACGTTGGAGAGGTCACTGTGGTTGGTCCATTTGGAGATCTTAGGGAAGTCCGGGTCTGGCCACTCGTTGGTGGGCGTTTTGACCTCGTCCTCCTCGTCTAAGATCTGGGAACCTGTCCTGGTAGGCGTCGCGGTCGGCGTCGGTGTGTCGATGATGTTTATCAACGGCAGAGGCACCTCCGCGACCGGCGTCGAGACCTCGGACACGGGCACCGAGGTGTCCGGCGTGTTGGACACCGAATTTGCGGAAACAGTCGAGGCGTTCGAATCGTCACGCTTCAAAGGAGCCTTCTTCACGGTCGAGTACGCCTCCGAGTTGATGGCCAGAGATAGGTTCTTCTTTCTCAATCCCTTCCTCGGCGTCGAGCTGTCCTTCTCCGCCTCCGACTTCTCTGCGGCAACTGGGGTCGCCTCGCAGCTTGATACTCTCTGCTCAGCGTCGCATTTCGACGACTCCTCCTCGATTACGGGGATATTACTGAGCCCGTGCTGCGCCGCAGCGACGCTTATTTTAGCAGCGGTCTCTTTTTTCTTGTCCAGTTCTTTGCCAGTGAGGTCCTCGACCGTCTGGCGCGGCTCTACATTCTTGGAAGCAACGAAACTGAATTCCCTGTTCACTACCTTCGCCACTTTTGGACTCTCCGGACCCTTGATCTCGCTCCAGAAGTCTATGGACTCTGATGACGTGCTCTTAGACAACGTTCCACTGTCTCCATTCAGGCTTTCATAAGATCTGATCAAGTGTTGTTTATCCACGGGCATCTTGCTGATCAGATTCTCCTCCAGGGAGGTAGACTGCTTCAGGGACTTTGGATCTATCGATTCTGGACGAGAAATAAATTGAGGATCAACGCTGATACTTCTGTCCAAAGGTGCACTGTCACCAGGTGTCTTGGACACCTTGTTCCTCCAAGGGATCTTTGATTCTTTCACTTCAGTCTTCGAGGTATTCTGCAAACTATCCTTCAGCATCGGCTTCTTCTCTGCTTTGTTACTCTCAGTCTTTGTACGTTTCCAGGGATCTGCCTCCTCCTTCTTCGAGGTCACTTTCACAGGGATTCTTGAAGCCTCTTCATCACACGTCTTTACAAGTTTCTCCAGACTGGGCTCCTTCGCCTTGTCACCCTTAACATCCTCCACCGGTGTTCCCTTTTTCTCAGCAGCGCTTCCCGAAGCCTCTACCTTCTGCGCGTCGCTCTTGGGACCCTCGAACAAGGTCGTCTTCGTCACGAGCTTCTTACCGATTGCGTCATCGGTGACAGTCTTTCCCAATCGTTCCTCTCTGTCCGAAGGTCGTTTAACCTGGTTCTCGCGTACCGGCGCACCAGATGCAGCCGAGTCGGAGGCGTTCTTCAAGGTCGGGGCTTTGTTCGCCTTCTTTCCCGGTAACGGATAACCGACGTCCTCGTCACGCACGCTTTTCGTCGGCTTTGCCAGGTACTCCGCCTCTGGTAACGAACGCTTTGGCGCTTCTACGGCATTATTTTCATCCGTATTAATTTTAGACGCTTTTGGCAGCCTGTCCGCCACCGATGGAAGCGCTGCACTGGCGCTGTTTTCATTCGCCAGCGGGTCAACACCTAGCACCACGCTCGTTTCGTCGACCATCGTCGAAGCTGGCTTTCCAGTCATTGGAGATTCTTCTTTCTTCAACATGGAGGCATCTGGAGACTTGGGAGAGCCAGGAGTCTTCTTCTCCAGTGGTCCAGTTTtgttaaatttagaaatcaCTGGACTTTTTGGAGTTTCCTTCTTCAGTATGGAAGTAACAGGAAACTTAGGAGACTGAGGAGCCTCTTTGCTCTCTACTTCAGTACTGTTCACCTTGAAgcattcaatttcttttttctttaatctgGGAGTGGCAGGAGACTTGGGGGATTCAGGGACCTCCTTGCTGCTCTGCtgactttcttctctttttaatcCAGAAACACCAAGTATCTTGGGTGTCTCTATTTTTGGGCTTTCTgtctcttctttattttcttctttgctTCCCACAGACTGAAGCTCTTCTTCTACATTCCCCACAGGTCTGATTTTTCTCAAAGGATCATTCTTCACATTCTCAGGCGGTGTCTTCACAGTGAAGTGAACACTGTTCCTGGAGGTGTCCTTCACGTACGGTCTCTTCACAGGTAACACGACCTCCGTTTCAGACTCTTCGTCCACGCTGTCCCTATCAGTCTTACGTATGCCCACTCTTCTAGGCACAGGGATCTTCACGCTCTCCCTGAACTGTTCAACGACCGCATTGTCAGCACCGCCGCTGTTCACCAAGATGGTCGAGAAGTCCCCCACGCTGTTACTAGCCTCGACCTTGAACATCAGAGGCTTCTTGTGCTTCCGTGCCTCCTTTTCATCCGTTTCGAGCTCAACGGAGACGTCACTGGAGGTGCTAGACCTACGTACTCTCGAAtcatcctcgtcgtcgtcggggGGCGACGGTTTCTCAGtggttttcttcttcttcttcagcttCTTCAACGTCTTTCTCATCTTCTGCGCGGCCTCCTCCTCCCCCTGGGACGCAGAGTCTCCATCCACGTTTCTGAAGAAACCAGGAACGGTTCTGGGCCCTCCGGCGTTACTCTTCTTAATCAGAGTCCCTCGACGTACCTCGTTCTCGATCTCGGCCTGCTCTTCGGCTACCAGAGTGTCCAGCACCTTAGCCTGCACCTGAGCGTAAGCGACCTCCCTCTCCAACTGTTCAGGGTCCAATTGAATATCCGCGGAGGATCTCCTTCTGGTGAACCTCCTGGTGATCTTGTTGTTTATCTGTTGCAGCTCCTCGTCCTCCTCGTCGCGGTCCAAGCTGATCTGATGGAACAACTGCATACGTCTCTCGGCCTCCTCCAGCTTCTTGTCCTTGATCAGGAACTTCTCCACCAACAACTCGCCCACCGTTTTCTCGTGTCGTTCGTTGTGCTCGCGCAGAGCCGGATTGTCCTTCAACGCTTGCGATCTGATCTTGATCGTCGGTCGATCGCGGCGAAGCCGGTTCCTCGGACGGTTCGCATCCTGATGGTGGATCCTCGGGGTCGACACGTCGATGTCCGCGGTGTCGATCACGCGTCGGGGCCGCGTGGGCACCGATACAGGGGAGTAACGACGCAGGGTGGACAACGGCGACTCGGAGATCGTCGACAGGTGGGGGGAGAACCGAGACAACGGCGTGTGAAAGGCACTACGCGAACATTTCAATTAACTCGGGGCTCGCTAAACCAACGGGAAGCTTCTCTGGTGACTAATTCGGTTTTGCGCAAGGCTGGAAGAAATTGTTTACCTTGCAAGCTtcttatttttaaccctttaactgccgggtacttttagcacagccgattacattctaattttaaattatattactgaagtgatgttttgtttttaaaaaattttgtttttattgcattttatttttattttagtggtattgtttataaaccacacctgcagttaaagggttaaaataacaTATGAAGAAGCTTGCCTGAGTAAAAAGATTGGTATAAATTATTACTTTGAGATCGTTGTTTAAAAAAAGACTATCATTGCAGGTGGCAAGAGACAGAATGATGGAACGTGCACGGTCATTGTTTCGGTTATTATGCAAGCCCTGAAGAGTTCACAGGCTACTCGGCAATTTTATTGACGCGTATCGGCTTGATAAAAGCTCGACTGCCAAATGTTCTACTCCCCTGGCGCAATACGCGTTGCTGAAGGGAAGCCCGTAGCGAACACTTGTTACACGTATTGCTGAAGTCGTTGCCTATTGTTTTGGCTGGCGAGTGGACAGGATTGATTGACACGTTTCCATTCATGAATCAATAGCGCATCTGCCTCACTGCACGATGGCAAACGAGTGGCAATTGGGCACACGTGGCCGGCAGAAACAATTGCAAATCATGGTATCAGAGTTGCTATcatttttcattgtttattGTTTACTGCAGGGGTCGCCAAACTTTTTGAGATTTTTAAAAACAGGGGCGCCGGGGGAGAAATATTCTTATTGAAATTCTGTTAGAAcattaatttaatgtttattaaaatgtaccaaatcataaaattaatatttcttatataaaatatttataaataaaagttggAGGCCTTAGTTTGGTGACCACTGGTTAACATATTGGTGAATAAATTTaagaacaaatatttttaattaattacaattaatcttCTCTGATACCAGAACTAGAATTACTAAGCGAGTCAACTCAAGAAcaaatctttttaattaattacaattaatcttCTCTGATACCAGAACTAGAATTACCAAGCGAGTCAACTCaagaacaaatatttttaattaattacaattaatcttCTCTGATACTAGAACTAGAATTACTAAGCGAGTCAACTCaagaacaaatatttttaattaattacaattaatcttCTCTGATACCAGAACTAGAATTACCAAGCGAGTCAACTCaagaacaaatatttttaattaattacaattaatcttCTCTGATACCAGAACTAGAATCCTCACCAAGTGAGCCAGGTTTCTCATTTATTAAACTGTTTTTGTTGGAATGCATATTGACTCTTGTTGAGATAAACTGTTGTATACGCTAGTTCATGCTTCACTCTTTGTCTGTTTATTTTAAACCGGTTGTTCTAAtattaaaatgatgaaataaGAAAACACCTTGGAAGATATATCGTTACACTGCCTCACGTTTCAGGtttacaatatattttcttCAACTCAGAGGATTGAAAATTATGACAGGGTAAAGTGCAGCGTTTCTTGTACCCATTTATTAATCCTGTACCCTCGGTACATCATTTGTAAACGATGGCATCAATCATTTCAGCTTGTTGAAAGTTACAACGTAATTGCTGATCTCGACCGAGGATTTCACTTGGCAAGTGCAACAAGGAACGTTACACACGGTAGAAGTTTTATCACGTGGAAAACGTACGTCCAGACGGAGCAGCCGCTATTTTTAATCCAATCCGTCGTTTCTTGTAATACCTTTTTGATTTATACCGACCTAGCCGTACCGATCAATTAATCGTCACCCAGTACCGTAATCGCTAATGAGTTACTGGTTTGACGAATCGTATGTCATATTCGTGCGTTGCCAAAAATCCTCGAATAACATTCTAGAAAGCTATTCTAATTACCGTGGAACCGTTCACGTTTCACGGTCTGTTGCAACAcgaattttatttcactttcaaGAACGAAAAAAACCAGGGAAAAACATTTCTATTTTCGTTGCCGCAATCCTTTGTTGCGAACGGACGTCGCGTTCACGTAACTAGCCACCAGAGAAACCTCGAACGTCACTCCACGACCAAGAATAATGGGAAGAAACGAGGAAAGGAGATATCTACTTTCAACTGAGAGACTTTATATTTTCTATGGAAATAACAATGAATATCTTTGTTTGTCAAAAGCAAGAGACTAGGTACAGCAAGAAGGTAAAAGatgaaaaagatatttttgaaaagattcaaatttaaaagCATAATCAGCATAAAATTGACAGAGATTTATTTTTACAGGGAAGAAAATAATCAGCTGACGAGGAAGAGAAGTGGATGGAACCGAAGAATGAAGAGATACCTTACCGTGGACCACCAGTCATCAGTGAACTGTGATTCGAGAAAGCCCCCCCATAGTAATAGGGCAGACCGTCCCCGTAGTAAGGCATGATCGAAGCGTCCAATTATCCACTGTGTTCGCGGTGTAGCCGAGGGTTGACCTTATAAAATAGCACCAATGTAGTATGGGGGAGCAGCGGCACTAGCGGTTAGACGTTCTC comes from Osmia lignaria lignaria isolate PbOS001 chromosome 8, iyOsmLign1, whole genome shotgun sequence and encodes:
- the LOC117608817 gene encoding uncharacterized protein LOC117608817, with amino-acid sequence MPYYGDGLPYYYGGAFSNHSSLMTGGPRAFHTPLSRFSPHLSTISESPLSTLRRYSPVSVPTRPRRVIDTADIDVSTPRIHHQDANRPRNRLRRDRPTIKIRSQALKDNPALREHNERHEKTVGELLVEKFLIKDKKLEEAERRMQLFHQISLDRDEEDEELQQINNKITRRFTRRRSSADIQLDPEQLEREVAYAQVQAKVLDTLVAEEQAEIENEVRRGTLIKKSNAGGPRTVPGFFRNVDGDSASQGEEEAAQKMRKTLKKLKKKKKTTEKPSPPDDDEDDSRVRRSSTSSDVSVELETDEKEARKHKKPLMFKVEASNSVGDFSTILVNSGGADNAVVEQFRESVKIPVPRRVGIRKTDRDSVDEESETEVVLPVKRPYVKDTSRNSVHFTVKTPPENVKNDPLRKIRPVGNVEEELQSVGSKEENKEETESPKIETPKILGVSGLKREESQQSSKEVPESPKSPATPRLKKKEIECFKVNSTEVESKEAPQSPKFPVTSILKKETPKSPVISKFNKTGPLEKKTPGSPKSPDASMLKKEESPMTGKPASTMVDETSVVLGVDPLANENSASAALPSVADRLPKASKINTDENNAVEAPKRSLPEAEYLAKPTKSVRDEDVGYPLPGKKANKAPTLKNASDSAASGAPVRENQVKRPSDREERLGKTVTDDAIGKKLVTKTTLFEGPKSDAQKVEASGSAAEKKGTPVEDVKGDKAKEPSLEKLVKTCDEEASRIPVKVTSKKEEADPWKRTKTESNKAEKKPMLKDSLQNTSKTEVKESKIPWRNKVSKTPGDSAPLDRSISVDPQFISRPESIDPKSLKQSTSLEENLISKMPVDKQHLIRSYESLNGDSGTLSKSTSSESIDFWSEIKGPESPKVAKVVNREFSFVASKNVEPRQTVEDLTGKELDKKKETAAKISVAAAQHGLSNIPVIEEESSKCDAEQRVSSCEATPVAAEKSEAEKDSSTPRKGLRKKNLSLAINSEAYSTVKKAPLKRDDSNASTVSANSVSNTPDTSVPVSEVSTPVAEVPLPLINIIDTPTPTATPTRTGSQILDEEDEVKTPTNEWPDPDFPKISKWTNHSDLSNVDQVDNDVTPVPSKDVSVACSPENSPDSSKKKKIVRKKKSSTTKSSTKKSSTKKESKDSKRTKKNSSKVQENLKPSEPSTNSPKISPTQRPIDLIKMFYTTPMALLTATPRDLSKVRRAKIKRKKHHSRTPSISSDSTGSTTSTATTESSGSTCAELDDDPEHKRMNSTRSNDSGFDGSPRISTPSQSSDTQRNSDSSDHFPSGRITPPATNLPRFKKYALTDFNFLKVLGKGSFGKVLLAELRGTECVYAVKCLKKDVVLEDDDVECTLIERKVLTLATRHPYLCHLFCTFQTDSHLFFVMEYLNGGDLMFHIQKSGRFSETRARFYAAEIWSGLNFLHKKGIVYRDLKLDNVLLDFEGHIRIADFGMCKLQIFLDRTADTFCGTPDYMAPEIIKGLKYNQAVDWWSYGVLLYEMLTGQSPFSGCDEDELFWSICNERPFIPRYLSQEATDILVCLLEKDSGKRLPGHDIALHSFFQSLPWDRLERRQLEAPFRPALDHTLDTKYFDTAFTAERPRLTPVPEQILTSMDQGVFRGFSYTNPNATD